The Pyxidicoccus sp. MSG2 DNA segment CAATCGCTGACTCGCCGGGCCCCCATTGAGGCTGCATGCAGTGGTAGTCCCAGCGCGGGGTGCCTGCTCCCGCCTGGGCGTCCGCGGGGGGAATCCACTGCACCCGGGAAGCGGCGCAGCCGGCCAGGAACACGAGCGCGAGCAGGAGGTTGCGGCGCGTCTGGTCTTGCATGTGCTTGTCACCTCGAATGGGGGCCGGGGTTGGAGGGCCCTCCGGAATCGCGAGGGGTTGTATATAGGCTCCCGGCATGTTCCACGGGCTCACCCTGCTCATTCCCGACAAGGCAGACGCGGAGCGCGACGCCGTCGCGCGCGCGTGGGAGGCGGGAAGCGGCACGGTGCTGAGGCTCGGGCGCTTCTGGAGCCCACCCGACGTGGACCGCGCGCGAGTGCGCCTCTACGGCAACGACACCTTCTGCCTGGTGCTGGCGCAGAAGCTGGGCCTGTCGCTCGTGTCTCCGCCGGATGACCTGCTACTGAAGGTGAACGCGTCGTTCGTGAAGCGCGAGATGCACGGCGCCACGCTGGAAGTGGCGGCCTCGGAAGCCTTCCCCCGCTTCATCAAGCCGCTGGTACCCAAGGTGTTCCGCGCCGCGGTGTGGCCAGGGCCAGAGGCGCTCGCGGAGGAGTGCCGGGGGCTGGCGCCGGAGACACCGGTGCTGTCGTCGGAAGTCGTCTCCCTGCGTGCGGAGGCCCGGGGCTGGGTGCTGGACGGGCGCGTGCGCACGTGCGCGGTGTACGAGGGCAAGGGCTCCATAACGGACGCCGAGGCGTTCCTCTCGGCCGTCGCACGTGAGGCGCCGCTGCCGCGCACCTGTGTACTGGACGCGGCGCTCGTGGAGGGCCGGGGCTGGGCACTACTGGAGGCCAACGCCGCGTGGGGCGCGGGCCTCAATGGCTGCGATGCCACCGAGGCTGCCCACTGCATCGCCGAGGCCACGGCGGCCCCTTGACGCTCAGGGCGCGCCGCGGCCCGCCTGGAGACACACGAGCGCCTCGTCCAGCAGCGGCAGCGCGGCCTCCGTCCACCCCTTCAGCTTCGCGCGCGGAGGCAGGGGAATGCTCGGAGGAATGAGGCCCGCCAGCGCGGCGTCTTCGATGAACTGCGCCTGCTGCTCGGGGTTCAGTTGGGCCCAGCGCAGCGCCTGTCCCACGGCCTTGCGCCAGTTGTAGCCGTCCCCCCACCACTGACCGGCGAGCGCGGCGCTGAGATACGCGGTGCCGCCGTGCTGGTGCTGCCACACGTGCGTCAACTCATGCACCAGCAACCCGAGCTCCGGAGGTCCGCGCCCGGGGACGAAGACGGTGTCGCCGTGCGCGAAGGCCCGGCGGGACACGCCCAACAACCCCAGCCGTCCCTCCTTCAGCCTCACCCGCGCGTAAGCCAGGCTCTCGCCGAAGATGGGGCGCAGCCGCGCCACCTCCTCCTCCGTGAGACGCCGCCCCGGCGGCTCGAGCCCGGTCAGCACCTGCACCGCGCTCACCACGCGCCCGCCGAGCATCAACACCAGGTCCGCCGGCAGTTGCGCCACACGCGTCAGCCCGCGCCGCAGCAGGGGCAGGCCCTCGCGAGGACGCCCGCGCACGCAGTACACCGTGCCCTCCGCCAGCGAGCCCAGCACCACGCCCACGCCGCGCACCACGCCAAGTGCCGCGCTCGCCACGCCCGTCAGCAGGCCATGACCCGCGTCCATGCAGCGGTCCAGGAACGAAGGCACTCGGCTCACCGCGCCTCTCCCGCGTCCACCCACCGGTCCGGGAACGAAGGCGCGCGGCTCACCGCGGAACCCTCAGCGGATGCCCGCCGCCGCGCGCAGGCTGGCCACGCCCAGCACGGACTCCATCAACTCGCGGAGCGAGCCGGGACGCCACGGGCGCGCCAGGGCGAAGTGGGTGAGGCACGAGGCGCTGTACGCCGCCGCCGGCTCGGGCTGGAAGTGCGTCGACACCAGGACGCGCGGGCCCACGAAGCCCCGCTCCACCAGCCGCACCAGGAAGGCCGGCACCCCGGTGCGCTCCGCGGTGTCCAGGTCCACGACGAGCGCGTCTGGCGCGGCGCCCGCGTCCAGCCGCCGGTCCGCCGACGCGGTGCCCAACGCGTGGATCAACTCGAACCCCGGCGCCAGCTCCCGGCCGATGGCCAACCGCATCAGCGGGGCTTCGGACACCAGCATCACCCGGAGCCTCGAGCCGGACCTGCCTGCCCTGGGCGTCAGACGCAGCGCGCCAACCTCCCTCAGGCTGGGAGCGGGAACGGACTGCAAACGGCTGGAGCGGGGGGCGGGGGCGTGGGACACACCCGCAGAGTAACCAGCAATAGCGGAAATATCAACCTTTACTTCAATCCTAGCGCAAACCGGCGGAGAAGACCCCGGTGAACCCACATCGGCCACGCCCCGGGCCCACCGGATTATGAATGCCTGTTCAGTGTGTCAAGAATGACCACTGACCGCCTGCACTGGAGTGCAGTTGACCCACAAAATTCTCGCTGTCTCGGGAAGCAGCGGGCCCCAGGGCCCGTGGCTCAATCGAACTCGAGCGCGCGCTGGAAGTCGGCGGGGTTCGAGGCCGCGCCCTGCGCAATCTCCAGGGTGATGATGCCGTCGCGGTAGAGCCGCGTCAGGTGCTGGTCGAAGGACTGCATGCCGAACATGTCGCGGCCCTTCTCGATGACGTCCTTCAGCTCGTTGGCGCGGTCCTCGCGGATGTACTGCTCCACGGTCATCGTCTGCGTCATGATTTCCAGCGCCACCGTGCGCCCCTTGCCCGTGGCCCGGGGCAAGAGCCGCTGGGAGATGGTGGCCTTGAGGCAGTCCGCCAGGCGCATGCGCACCATGGCCTGCTCCTCCGAGGGGAACACGGACACCAGGCGGTTGATGGTGCGCGACGCGTCCGTGGTGTGCACCGTGGACAACACCAGGTGGCCCGTCTCCGACGCCTTGAGCGCGATGTCGATGGTCTCCATGTCGCGCATCTCGCCCACCAGAATCACATCCGGGTCCTGCCGCAGCGCCGAGCGCAGCGCGCGGGCGAAGCTCTCCGTGTCCGGTCCAATCTCCCGCTGGGAGATGGAGGACTTGATGTTCTTGTAGATGAACTCGATGGGGTCCTCGATGGTGAGGATGTGCAGGCTCTCGTTGCGATTGATGTGGTCAATCATCGCCGCGAGCGTGGAGCTCTTCCCCGAGCCCGTCGCCCCCGTCACCAGCACCAGCCCGCGGTCATTGCTCGCAATCTTCTTCAAGACCTGCGGCAGCCCCAGCGTGTCGATGTTGGGAATCTCGTCCGGGATGATGCGCAGGATGCACGCCAGCGAGCCGCGCTGCCGGTAGATATTCACGCGGAAGCGCGCCACGCCCTGCACGCTGTACGACGTGTCCAGCTCCTGCAGCGAATCAATCTGCGCCTTCACGAGCTGGTCGGGGATGATGTGCATCGCCACCTGCTTCGTCTGGTCCGGAACCAGCTTCTCCATCTTCAGCGGCCGCAGCACGCCGTTGACGCGGTAGATGGGAGGGTCTCCCGGGCGGAAGTGGATGTCCGAGGCGCCGTTCTGCACGCCCACCGAGAGAAGCTTGTTCAACGTTGTCTGATCCACCGAGAAGACCCCTCACCGCTGCGCAGGCCGCGGATTCTAGGGGAATGCGCCCTCAGGTACAGGGGCACGGAGTGGCCCCACGCAGATGCAACCCGGCTACGGGTAAACCCATACCCGAATGGGTAGGCCCACACTCACCGGACAGCGACCATCCATGCGGGCGCCCGGCAGGCACCGCGCCGGAAGGACTCTCAAAGTCTCACACCGCGGTGACGAGGGTGAGCTCCGCGATTTCGGGCGAGGGGCCCAGGCGCAGCGGCGGGCCCCAGTAGCCGGTGCCCCGGTGGGTGTAGACGCGCACGCCGGCGATGGTGGCCAGTCCGCTGATGACGGGTTGCTGGAGCTTCACGAAGAACATGAAGGGGAACATCTGCCCGCCGTGCGTGTGCCCGGAGAGCTGGAGGTCCACCGCCACGCCCGCCTGGGCCACGTGGAGCGCCGTGCGGGGTTGGTGCGCCAACAACAGGCGCGGCACACCCTCCGGAGCCCCCGCGAACGCCACGTCCGGGCGGCTGGCGTGGGCGGGAACGATGTGGCCCGCATCGTGGTCCGTCACGCCGGCCACGGTGAGCCTCGCACCGTCGCGCTCCACCACGCGGTGCTCGTTCTGGAGGACGGTGAGCCGCAGCCGGGCCACCTCCGCCGCCCAC contains these protein-coding regions:
- a CDS encoding eCIS core domain-containing protein, whose translation is MSRVPSFLDRCMDAGHGLLTGVASAALGVVRGVGVVLGSLAEGTVYCVRGRPREGLPLLRRGLTRVAQLPADLVLMLGGRVVSAVQVLTGLEPPGRRLTEEEVARLRPIFGESLAYARVRLKEGRLGLLGVSRRAFAHGDTVFVPGRGPPELGLLVHELTHVWQHQHGGTAYLSAALAGQWWGDGYNWRKAVGQALRWAQLNPEQQAQFIEDAALAGLIPPSIPLPPRAKLKGWTEAALPLLDEALVCLQAGRGAP
- a CDS encoding ATP-grasp domain-containing protein, whose product is MFHGLTLLIPDKADAERDAVARAWEAGSGTVLRLGRFWSPPDVDRARVRLYGNDTFCLVLAQKLGLSLVSPPDDLLLKVNASFVKREMHGATLEVAASEAFPRFIKPLVPKVFRAAVWPGPEALAEECRGLAPETPVLSSEVVSLRAEARGWVLDGRVRTCAVYEGKGSITDAEAFLSAVAREAPLPRTCVLDAALVEGRGWALLEANAAWGAGLNGCDATEAAHCIAEATAAP
- a CDS encoding type IV pilus twitching motility protein PilT produces the protein MNKLLSVGVQNGASDIHFRPGDPPIYRVNGVLRPLKMEKLVPDQTKQVAMHIIPDQLVKAQIDSLQELDTSYSVQGVARFRVNIYRQRGSLACILRIIPDEIPNIDTLGLPQVLKKIASNDRGLVLVTGATGSGKSSTLAAMIDHINRNESLHILTIEDPIEFIYKNIKSSISQREIGPDTESFARALRSALRQDPDVILVGEMRDMETIDIALKASETGHLVLSTVHTTDASRTINRLVSVFPSEEQAMVRMRLADCLKATISQRLLPRATGKGRTVALEIMTQTMTVEQYIREDRANELKDVIEKGRDMFGMQSFDQHLTRLYRDGIITLEIAQGAASNPADFQRALEFD